In Paenibacillus larvae subsp. larvae, the following proteins share a genomic window:
- a CDS encoding glycerate kinase — MKKIIIAPDSFKESLTALEAASAIEKGFRSVFPDAELVKIPMADGGEGTVQSLVDATKGEIVSLEVTGPLGKPVKAFYGMLGDGRTAVIEMAAASGIAHVPLSERNPLVTTTFGTGQQILAALDRGVSHIILGLGGSATNDGGAGMAAALGVRFLDKSGKEIGWGGGELGRLHQIDISGLDKRLSNVSVVAACDVDNLLTGPTGASAIFGPQKGATPDMVLLLDANLGHYAKNIQKTLGLDLESVPGAGAAGGLGAGELAFLKVELKRGIDIVVEASGLKDAMKGADLVITGEGRIDSQTIYGKTPIGVAKTAKAFGIPTLALAGCVSADYAVVLEHGLDAVFPIIPGIQSLDQVLREGAINLERTARNAAALLKLPDK; from the coding sequence ATGAAAAAAATTATTATTGCCCCTGATTCGTTCAAAGAAAGCCTTACAGCTTTGGAAGCAGCCTCAGCTATAGAAAAAGGATTTCGCAGTGTATTTCCTGATGCGGAGCTTGTCAAAATTCCTATGGCGGACGGCGGGGAAGGGACGGTTCAATCCCTGGTGGATGCTACAAAAGGTGAAATCGTCAGCCTGGAGGTCACCGGTCCTCTGGGAAAACCGGTGAAAGCTTTCTACGGAATGCTGGGAGACGGACGTACAGCCGTGATTGAAATGGCGGCAGCTTCAGGAATCGCTCATGTGCCTTTATCTGAACGCAACCCCCTCGTCACAACCACTTTTGGAACCGGTCAGCAGATTTTGGCCGCATTAGACCGGGGAGTCAGCCATATCATTTTGGGTCTTGGAGGAAGTGCAACCAACGACGGCGGAGCCGGAATGGCTGCGGCCCTCGGAGTCCGTTTCCTGGACAAGAGCGGCAAGGAGATCGGCTGGGGGGGCGGAGAACTGGGCAGGCTGCATCAGATTGATATCAGCGGCCTGGACAAACGGCTGTCAAATGTGTCCGTTGTGGCTGCTTGTGATGTGGATAATCTTCTAACGGGCCCCACAGGCGCCTCCGCTATCTTCGGCCCCCAAAAAGGCGCAACGCCGGACATGGTCCTGCTGCTCGACGCCAACCTGGGCCATTATGCAAAGAACATCCAAAAAACCCTCGGGCTGGATCTGGAGTCCGTACCAGGAGCAGGAGCGGCGGGCGGACTGGGAGCAGGGGAGCTCGCCTTTCTAAAAGTCGAACTAAAGCGGGGCATTGACATTGTGGTTGAAGCATCCGGGCTAAAGGACGCCATGAAGGGAGCCGATCTTGTCATAACAGGCGAGGGCCGTATCGATAGCCAGACGATTTATGGCAAAACCCCCATTGGAGTGGCTAAAACAGCCAAAGCATTCGGCATCCCGACCCTCGCCCTTGCCGGATGTGTGTCCGCCGACTATGCGGTTGTACTGGAACATGGCCTCGATGCCGTCTTTCCTATCATTCCGGGAATTCAAAGCCTCGATCAGGTACTTCGGGAAGGGGCCATCAATTTGGAGCGGACAGCACGGAATGCGGCAGCTCTCCTGAAATTGCCTGACAAATAA
- a CDS encoding PucR family transcriptional regulator — MAESLLVPVQPTWRADEPIGLIQNLLQQDKSGELYDTLQVFLAENGEPHRTTERLIIHRNTLRYRLNRITEITGKDPRRFHDLFQLQMALWLYLFRQSDP, encoded by the coding sequence ATGGCCGAATCCCTGCTGGTACCTGTTCAGCCTACATGGAGAGCAGACGAGCCGATTGGTCTCATCCAGAATTTATTGCAGCAGGATAAATCCGGAGAACTCTATGACACCCTTCAGGTTTTTCTTGCTGAGAATGGGGAACCGCACAGAACAACTGAAAGGTTAATAATCCACCGGAATACCCTTCGTTACCGTCTAAACCGAATAACCGAAATAACCGGCAAAGATCCCCGCCGTTTTCATGATTTATTTCAACTGCAGATGGCTTTATGGTTATATTTGTTCCGCCAATCGGACCCTTAA
- a CDS encoding sugar diacid recognition domain-containing protein, whose translation MSRLTPKLAQQIANRTMQVIGYNVNVMDETGRIIGSG comes from the coding sequence ATGAGCAGACTTACCCCGAAGCTTGCACAGCAAATTGCCAACCGTACCATGCAGGTTATCGGATATAACGTAAATGTTATGGATGAAACCGGACGAATCATCGGTTCCGGATAA